A genomic stretch from Azospirillum lipoferum 4B includes:
- a CDS encoding biotin transporter BioY — MSTRDLVLCALFAALLGGLGMAPPIPLGFLPVPVTAQTLGVMLAGTILGAKRGGIAALLFVLLVAAGLPLLAGGRGGIGVLMGPTGGFVLSWPVAAFVTGWLAERFATNANPIRLFAVSVVGGILVVYAGGIPWLWLVAGLPVEKAVFGSLAFVPGDLIKAGIAAVAAAGVRRAGILPIHT, encoded by the coding sequence CTGTCCACCCGCGACCTCGTTCTCTGCGCCCTGTTCGCCGCCCTGCTGGGCGGGCTCGGCATGGCGCCGCCGATTCCGCTCGGCTTCCTGCCGGTGCCGGTCACCGCGCAGACGCTGGGCGTCATGCTGGCAGGCACCATCCTGGGCGCCAAGCGCGGCGGCATCGCCGCCCTGCTGTTCGTGCTGCTGGTGGCCGCAGGCCTGCCGCTGCTGGCCGGCGGACGCGGCGGCATCGGCGTGCTGATGGGGCCGACCGGCGGTTTCGTTCTGTCCTGGCCGGTCGCCGCCTTCGTCACCGGCTGGCTGGCGGAGCGCTTCGCCACCAACGCCAACCCGATCCGGCTGTTCGCGGTCAGCGTCGTCGGCGGCATCCTGGTCGTCTATGCCGGCGGCATTCCCTGGCTGTGGCTGGTCGCCGGCCTGCCGGTGGAAAAGGCGGTCTTCGGCTCGCTGGCCTTCGTGCCGGGCGACCTGATCAAGGCCGGCATTGCCGCCGTCGCCGCGGCCGGCGTCCGCCGGGCCGGCATCCTGCCGATCCATACCTGA
- a CDS encoding class I adenylate-forming enzyme family protein, whose translation MATDRQSLSVGCLGADNLARPFALAAWRSPDHPALVCDGVALSYAALLEQALRTGAGVAALRKDATPPRVALSLGNRAELPALFFGIVAAGGIVGLFDPKWSAAQTAAALDTFRPDLHLTTETAAAWIAAQPADWSIPAVDAKTPFLVGFTSGTTGRPKAFIRNQGSWLATLEASRVEFGIGPDDIVLVPGPLVHGLGLYGAVEGLSAGATIRVQPKFDAADAAAQLTECGVTTLVLVPTMLVGILDAAERHGRRFPALRRVVCSGAKLAPAVHDRLAALCPDAAVLEYYGASELSFVSLRSSREGAPADSVGRPFHGVELSLRDDVGNPVERGRPGTVWVRSGMLSDGYLGTTDGAGYRERDGWGTVGDYGWIDGEGWLRLVGRAGDMVITGGLNVYPAEVEAALRAHPAVAEAVVFGLPDPYWGDALSAVVWWRGSRRASLAELRGWCQERLEAYKAPRRVFAAADMPLTGSGKIARGDVREQAKGGGLEVVE comes from the coding sequence ATGGCGACCGATCGACAATCCTTGAGCGTCGGCTGTCTAGGGGCGGACAACCTCGCCCGCCCCTTCGCTCTGGCCGCCTGGCGCAGCCCTGACCATCCCGCCCTGGTGTGCGATGGCGTCGCCCTGTCCTATGCCGCCCTGTTGGAACAGGCACTGCGGACCGGCGCCGGTGTGGCCGCCTTGCGGAAGGACGCCACGCCGCCGCGCGTTGCGCTCAGCCTCGGCAACCGGGCGGAGCTGCCGGCGCTGTTCTTCGGCATCGTCGCTGCCGGCGGCATCGTCGGGCTGTTCGACCCGAAATGGAGCGCGGCGCAGACCGCCGCCGCACTCGATACCTTCCGCCCCGACCTGCACCTGACGACGGAGACCGCCGCTGCCTGGATCGCCGCACAGCCGGCGGACTGGAGCATTCCGGCGGTCGACGCGAAGACGCCTTTTCTGGTCGGCTTCACCTCCGGCACCACCGGGCGGCCGAAGGCTTTCATCCGCAACCAGGGATCCTGGCTGGCGACGCTGGAGGCGAGCCGGGTGGAGTTCGGCATCGGGCCGGACGACATCGTTCTGGTGCCGGGGCCGCTGGTCCATGGCCTCGGCCTCTATGGCGCGGTGGAAGGGCTGTCGGCCGGCGCCACGATCCGGGTGCAGCCGAAATTCGACGCAGCAGACGCGGCGGCGCAGCTGACGGAATGCGGAGTCACCACGCTGGTGCTGGTGCCGACGATGCTGGTCGGCATCCTCGACGCGGCGGAACGCCACGGCCGGCGCTTCCCTGCCCTGCGCCGGGTGGTGTGCTCCGGCGCGAAGCTGGCACCGGCGGTGCATGACCGGCTGGCGGCGCTGTGCCCCGATGCCGCGGTGCTCGAATATTACGGCGCATCGGAACTGAGCTTCGTCAGCCTGCGCTCGTCCCGCGAGGGCGCCCCCGCCGACAGCGTTGGCCGCCCCTTCCACGGGGTGGAACTGAGCCTGCGCGACGATGTCGGCAACCCGGTGGAGCGCGGCCGGCCCGGCACCGTCTGGGTGCGGAGCGGGATGCTGAGCGACGGCTATCTCGGCACCACCGACGGCGCCGGCTATCGCGAGCGGGACGGCTGGGGCACGGTCGGCGATTATGGCTGGATCGACGGCGAGGGCTGGCTGCGGCTTGTCGGACGGGCCGGCGACATGGTCATCACCGGCGGCCTGAACGTCTACCCGGCGGAGGTCGAAGCCGCCTTGCGCGCTCATCCCGCGGTGGCGGAGGCGGTGGTGTTCGGCCTGCCCGATCCCTATTGGGGCGACGCCCTGTCCGCCGTGGTCTGGTGGCGCGGGTCCCGGCGCGCATCGCTGGCGGAGCTGCGCGGCTGGTGCCAGGAGCGGTTGGAGGCCTACAAGGCGCCCCGGCGCGTCTTCGCGGCGGCCGACATGCCCCTGACCGGCAGTGGCAAGATCGCCCGCGGCGATGTGCGCGAGCAGGCGAAGGGCGGCGGTCTGGAGGTGGTGGAATGA
- a CDS encoding energy-coupling factor transporter transmembrane component T family protein codes for MLGLYLHRESVIHRLPAGAKLGGLLLVTVVVLALPGAWGAAAAGLIGALVLAAARLPAGRVLKELRAPVVMLTLLFGFQALLSGGGWEETAVAVARFAALILLATLVTLTTRVMDMVDLFERLFGLLRPVGVNPAKMALMLALTIRFIPLLGEQVREVRMAQRARGVERNIAALFVPLLVKILTMADDLTAALEARGYDPADSGSQAATKNSPQR; via the coding sequence ATGCTTGGGCTCTACCTGCATCGGGAGTCGGTCATCCACCGCCTGCCGGCGGGGGCGAAGCTGGGCGGGCTGCTGCTGGTGACGGTCGTCGTGCTGGCGCTGCCCGGTGCCTGGGGGGCAGCGGCCGCCGGGCTGATCGGTGCCCTTGTGCTGGCGGCGGCGAGGCTGCCCGCCGGGCGGGTGCTGAAGGAATTGCGGGCGCCGGTCGTCATGCTGACCCTGCTGTTCGGCTTCCAGGCCCTGCTGTCCGGCGGCGGGTGGGAGGAAACCGCGGTCGCCGTCGCCCGTTTCGCCGCGCTGATCCTGCTGGCGACCCTGGTCACGCTGACCACCCGCGTGATGGACATGGTCGACCTGTTCGAGCGGCTGTTCGGCCTGCTGCGTCCGGTCGGGGTCAATCCGGCGAAGATGGCGCTGATGCTGGCCCTGACCATCCGCTTCATCCCCCTGCTGGGCGAGCAGGTGCGCGAGGTGCGGATGGCCCAGCGCGCCCGCGGCGTCGAGCGCAACATAGCCGCCCTGTTCGTTCCGCTGCTGGTCAAGATCCTCACCATGGCCGATGATCTGACCGCCGCATTGGAGGCACGCGGCTACGATCCGGCGGATTCCGGATCACAAGCCGCCACAAAGAACAGTCCACAACGATAA
- a CDS encoding thiolase family protein — protein MSKRPIIVAARRTPVGRIGGSLRDLPVEDLAAPVIRAVLADAGIEPAEVDEVLLGNAVGPGGNVARLSALAAGLPVSVPGVTVDRQCGSGLEAINLAARLVQSGACDVVLAGGVESTSTAPWRVAKPSSLYRSPTFYDRARFAPDEIGDPSMIEAAENVALAYGIDRARQDRYALDSHRKAVAAQAARRFDREIVPLTLRDGRVIDRDECPRADTSLEKLAALRPILRPDGTVTAGNACPVNDGAAVVAVVSERKFRALGLTHGLAVVDSAAAGVDPKLLGTGPIPAVTKLLARNPGLSVADIDLIEFNEAFAAQVLASLDALGIDQSRVSVGGGALALGHPYGASGAILVTRLFTELLFPAAGMSPRRGLATLGIGGGLGIATLLEPV, from the coding sequence ATGAGCAAGCGCCCGATCATCGTCGCCGCGCGGCGCACGCCCGTCGGCCGCATCGGCGGTTCCCTGCGCGACCTTCCCGTCGAGGATCTCGCCGCGCCGGTCATCCGCGCCGTGCTTGCCGATGCCGGGATCGAGCCGGCCGAGGTCGACGAGGTGCTGCTGGGCAATGCGGTCGGACCCGGCGGCAATGTCGCGCGGCTGTCGGCGCTGGCAGCCGGGCTGCCGGTGTCGGTGCCGGGCGTGACGGTGGACCGGCAATGCGGGTCCGGGCTGGAGGCGATCAACCTCGCCGCCCGGCTGGTGCAGTCCGGCGCCTGTGACGTCGTGCTGGCCGGCGGGGTGGAGAGCACCAGCACCGCCCCCTGGCGCGTCGCCAAGCCGTCCAGCCTCTACCGCAGCCCGACCTTCTACGACCGCGCCCGCTTCGCCCCGGACGAGATCGGCGACCCGTCGATGATCGAAGCGGCGGAAAACGTCGCCCTGGCCTATGGCATCGACCGCGCCCGGCAGGACCGCTACGCCCTGGACAGCCACCGCAAGGCGGTGGCCGCGCAAGCCGCCCGACGCTTCGACCGCGAGATCGTGCCGCTCACCCTGCGCGACGGCCGCGTCATCGACCGCGACGAATGCCCGCGCGCCGACACCAGCCTTGAGAAACTGGCGGCGCTGCGGCCCATCCTGCGGCCGGACGGCACCGTGACCGCCGGCAACGCCTGCCCGGTCAATGACGGCGCCGCCGTGGTGGCGGTGGTTTCGGAGCGGAAGTTCCGCGCGCTCGGCCTGACCCACGGGCTGGCTGTGGTGGACAGCGCCGCGGCCGGCGTGGACCCGAAACTGCTCGGCACCGGCCCGATTCCGGCGGTGACCAAGCTGCTGGCCCGCAACCCCGGCCTGTCGGTCGCCGACATCGACCTGATCGAGTTCAACGAGGCCTTCGCCGCCCAGGTGCTGGCCAGCCTCGATGCGCTGGGCATCGACCAGTCGCGCGTGTCGGTCGGCGGCGGCGCGCTGGCGCTCGGCCATCCCTATGGCGCGTCGGGAGCCATCCTGGTGACGCGCCTGTTCACCGAGCTGCTGTTCCCGGCGGCGGGCATGTCGCCCCGCCGGGGGCTCGCCACGCTCGGCATCGGCGGCGGTCTGGGGATCGCCACACTTCTGGAGCCAGTCTGA
- a CDS encoding MFS transporter has product MTSVPAAGDSFRSAFRHRAFALFWCARVCSMLAIQMQVVAVGWQVYAMTDNPLDLGLVGLFQFLPTLALVLVAGHVVDNNDRKTVLCGALSVEMAAVASLFLLTMAGALSPHAIFAVVALIGLAKSFEGPANQAILSATVPLEDLPNAVAWQSSGVQVAQISGPALGGLLYIAGPAAVYGVSTAMLVLSVLLIAACRPRPVTMTRRAMSLSSMLAGAAFIRSRPEILGAISLDLFAVLLGGATALLPIYARDVLFVGPWGLGLLRSAPALGALAMAMVITRWGVKRHAGRWMLIAVAGFGGATIAFGLSTDPVLSFIALLAVGATDQVSMFVRQTLIQLSTPDEMRGRVGAVTSLFIGASNQLGEFESGSVAAMVGAVPAVVLGGVGAVGLAGLWAAMFPALRRVDRLLGR; this is encoded by the coding sequence ATGACCAGCGTGCCTGCGGCCGGGGACAGCTTCCGGTCCGCCTTCCGTCACCGCGCCTTCGCCCTGTTCTGGTGCGCGCGGGTCTGTTCGATGCTGGCGATCCAGATGCAGGTGGTGGCGGTCGGCTGGCAGGTCTACGCCATGACCGACAACCCGCTCGACCTTGGGCTGGTCGGGCTGTTCCAGTTCCTGCCCACCCTGGCGCTGGTCCTGGTGGCCGGCCATGTGGTCGACAACAACGACCGCAAGACGGTGCTGTGCGGCGCCCTGTCCGTCGAAATGGCCGCGGTCGCATCCCTGTTCCTGCTGACAATGGCAGGCGCGCTGTCGCCGCACGCGATCTTCGCCGTGGTGGCGCTGATCGGCCTCGCCAAGTCCTTCGAGGGACCCGCCAACCAGGCGATCCTGTCGGCGACCGTACCGCTGGAGGACCTGCCCAACGCCGTCGCCTGGCAATCGTCGGGGGTGCAGGTGGCGCAGATCTCCGGCCCGGCGCTGGGCGGACTGCTCTACATCGCCGGCCCGGCGGCGGTCTATGGCGTCAGCACGGCGATGCTGGTGCTGTCGGTCCTGCTGATCGCCGCCTGCCGGCCGCGTCCGGTCACCATGACCAGGCGCGCCATGAGCCTGTCGAGCATGCTGGCCGGCGCCGCCTTCATCCGCAGCCGGCCGGAGATCCTGGGTGCCATCTCGCTCGACCTGTTCGCCGTGCTGCTGGGCGGGGCCACCGCGCTGCTGCCGATCTACGCCCGCGACGTGCTGTTCGTCGGGCCATGGGGGCTCGGCCTGCTGCGCTCCGCCCCGGCGCTGGGAGCGCTGGCCATGGCGATGGTCATCACCCGCTGGGGCGTGAAGCGCCATGCCGGGCGCTGGATGCTGATCGCGGTGGCGGGGTTCGGCGGCGCCACCATCGCCTTCGGCCTGTCGACCGATCCGGTGCTGTCCTTCATCGCCCTGCTGGCGGTCGGCGCCACCGATCAGGTCAGCATGTTCGTCCGCCAGACCCTGATCCAGCTGTCCACCCCCGACGAGATGCGCGGCCGCGTCGGTGCCGTCACCTCGCTGTTCATCGGCGCGTCCAACCAACTGGGCGAGTTCGAGTCCGGCAGCGTCGCGGCAATGGTCGGGGCGGTCCCTGCGGTTGTGCTGGGCGGCGTCGGCGCGGTCGGGCTGGCCGGACTGTGGGCGGCGATGTTCCCGGCGCTGCGGCGGGTGGACAGGCTGCTGGGGCGGTAA
- a CDS encoding energy-coupling factor ABC transporter ATP-binding protein: MIELRSVTHAYGDRPVLHDLSLRLAERRIAILGGNGSGKSTLARLLNGLIVPTAGSVAVDGLDTRTDGRAVRQRVGFVFQNPDTQIVYPTVEEDIAFGLKARKLPKDEVARRVAGALERYGLDRYRHQPAHQMSGGEKQLLAIAGVLVLEPAYVIFDEPTTLLDLRNRRKVIELLRGLPQTVIVVTHDLDMVKDFDRALVLEDGRIVADGPPADAVPAYIERLG; this comes from the coding sequence ATGATCGAACTCCGGTCCGTTACCCACGCCTATGGCGACCGCCCCGTCCTTCATGACCTGTCGCTGCGGCTGGCGGAGCGGCGCATCGCCATTCTCGGCGGCAACGGCTCGGGCAAGAGCACGCTGGCGCGGCTGCTGAACGGGCTGATCGTGCCGACCGCCGGCAGCGTTGCCGTCGACGGGCTCGACACGCGGACCGACGGGCGCGCGGTGCGCCAGCGGGTCGGCTTCGTCTTCCAGAATCCCGACACCCAGATCGTCTATCCGACGGTGGAGGAGGACATCGCCTTCGGGCTGAAGGCGCGCAAGCTGCCGAAGGACGAGGTGGCCCGCCGCGTCGCCGGGGCGCTGGAGCGCTACGGCCTCGACCGCTACCGCCACCAGCCGGCCCACCAGATGAGCGGCGGCGAGAAGCAGCTGCTCGCCATCGCCGGGGTGCTGGTGCTGGAGCCGGCCTATGTGATCTTCGACGAGCCGACAACCCTGCTCGACCTGCGCAACCGCCGCAAGGTGATCGAACTGCTGCGCGGGCTGCCGCAGACGGTGATCGTCGTCACCCACGACCTGGACATGGTGAAGGATTTCGACCGGGCGCTGGTGCTGGAGGATGGCCGCATCGTCGCCGACGGTCCGCCGGCCGACGCCGTGCCGGCCTACATCGAGCGGCTCGGCTGA
- a CDS encoding calcium-binding protein, which produces MTVVSANVAINLTGIGDASGIVFDNYYLTSQGPNHISFRYTSNNVPVFDASITGWFNISDYGASGTISSLTASLPGGGMLLSFTNMDLRFYSVYGLANSLNPQTILYANDQIFGSSFGDTLYGYSGNDYIGGGGGNDLISGGYGADTLDGGDGTDTVISNQYYATGKLIAYGERAAVLDRTYGSDILSNVEYIRFYDRTVATSSAGSFDVLSYLAANRDLAATFGTNGAAAFSHYVQFGYVENRSTGFDAAAYLAANRDLATAFGTDTGAAMTHYITHGRLENRVTTFNSMSYLAANPDLIRAFGADTTAAAMHYARNGRLEGRSTSFNAAAYLARNPDVQRALGSSELAAATHYVTFGLREGRATAPLTTTGRAAGLSEDTTAAMIAMTS; this is translated from the coding sequence ATGACCGTTGTTTCTGCGAATGTTGCAATCAATTTGACAGGAATTGGCGATGCATCGGGTATTGTCTTTGACAATTATTACCTGACATCTCAAGGTCCAAATCATATTTCGTTCCGGTATACGTCAAACAACGTTCCAGTTTTTGATGCCAGTATAACCGGTTGGTTCAACATTTCAGATTACGGGGCTTCCGGAACGATATCATCTCTGACAGCGTCGTTGCCGGGTGGCGGGATGCTGCTGTCCTTCACCAACATGGACCTGAGATTCTACAGCGTTTACGGCCTCGCCAATTCACTCAACCCGCAAACAATTCTATATGCCAACGACCAGATTTTCGGTTCTTCTTTCGGCGATACTCTCTATGGCTATAGCGGAAACGATTACATCGGTGGCGGGGGCGGGAACGACCTGATCAGTGGCGGCTATGGGGCGGACACGCTGGACGGTGGCGACGGGACGGATACCGTCATCAGCAACCAGTATTACGCAACGGGCAAACTGATCGCCTACGGCGAGCGGGCAGCGGTTCTCGATCGGACCTACGGCTCCGATATTCTGAGCAATGTCGAATATATCCGCTTTTACGACAGAACCGTTGCCACATCCAGCGCCGGCAGCTTCGATGTCCTGAGCTATCTTGCCGCCAATCGGGATCTTGCCGCCACCTTCGGCACCAATGGTGCGGCGGCATTTTCACATTACGTGCAATTCGGTTATGTCGAGAACCGCTCGACGGGTTTCGATGCTGCGGCATATCTCGCTGCCAATCGGGATCTCGCCACCGCCTTCGGCACCGATACCGGGGCGGCAATGACGCATTACATAACGCATGGCCGGCTAGAGAACCGCGTTACAACGTTCAACTCCATGTCGTACCTCGCGGCCAATCCCGACCTGATCCGGGCATTCGGGGCCGATACGACAGCTGCCGCCATGCATTACGCCCGCAATGGCCGGTTGGAAGGGCGGTCGACCAGCTTCAACGCCGCGGCCTATCTGGCGCGAAATCCGGATGTTCAGCGCGCGCTGGGGAGCAGTGAGCTGGCGGCTGCCACCCATTATGTGACCTTCGGCTTGCGCGAAGGCCGCGCGACCGCTCCGCTAACCACCACCGGCCGGGCAGCGGGATTGAGCGAAGACACCACCGCTGCCATGATCGCGATGACGTCCTGA
- a CDS encoding DUF5985 family protein: MLPTTYSFFTGALAALYAVAGLFFLSFWRRTRDALFVSFALAFALLAVNQSVLALGGLEREEQSWVYLLRLLAFLLIIAAIVRKNLEGRRR; the protein is encoded by the coding sequence ATGCTGCCGACGACCTACAGCTTCTTCACCGGTGCGCTTGCGGCACTCTATGCGGTGGCCGGACTGTTCTTCCTCAGCTTCTGGAGGCGGACGCGAGATGCGCTGTTCGTCTCCTTCGCGCTGGCCTTCGCCCTGCTGGCGGTGAACCAGAGCGTCCTGGCGCTCGGCGGGCTGGAACGGGAGGAGCAGAGCTGGGTCTATCTGCTGCGGCTGCTGGCCTTCCTCTTGATCATCGCCGCCATCGTCCGCAAGAATCTGGAGGGGCGCCGCCGGTAA
- a CDS encoding DUF5985 family protein → MDVVKSAVYLLCFAASLLCMVLLLRSFLRSRSRLLLWSTLCFVCLSINNLLLFIDVVLLPTQVDLLPFRQFSAMAGVGVLLYGFIWDAE, encoded by the coding sequence ATGGACGTCGTGAAGTCGGCGGTCTATCTGCTGTGCTTTGCCGCCAGCCTGTTGTGCATGGTCCTGCTGCTGCGCAGCTTCCTGCGGTCGCGCAGCCGGCTTCTGCTGTGGAGCACGCTGTGCTTCGTCTGCCTGTCGATCAACAACCTGCTGCTGTTCATCGACGTCGTGCTCCTGCCGACCCAGGTGGACCTGCTGCCGTTCCGCCAGTTCTCCGCCATGGCCGGCGTGGGCGTGCTGCTCTACGGCTTCATCTGGGATGCAGAGTGA
- the purT gene encoding formate-dependent phosphoribosylglycinamide formyltransferase, with amino-acid sequence MFTARILLLGSGELGKEFVIAAKRLGCEVIACDSYANAPAMQVADRAEVFSMLDADALRAAIAKHRPDFIVPEVEAIRTEVLHEFEDAGTIVVPSARAATMTMNRDRIREVAATELGLRTSRYRYAESLDEVRAGAEHTGFPCVIKPVMSSSGKGQSTVQDAAGLEAAWDYAVANMRGDRRKVIVEEFVAFEYEITLLTVRTRDGILYCEPIGHRQERGDYQESWQPVAMPQAMLDDAKAMAARVVDNLGGYGIFGVEFFVTADEVVFSELSPRPHDTGMVTLLSQNLSEFELHARAILGLPIHNIVCRSPSASAVILADREAESFRIEGLADALSLGSAEQEVDVRLFGKPTTRKNRRMGVALATGTDTDDARARAKQAADKVTIRY; translated from the coding sequence ATGTTCACCGCCAGGATCCTGCTGCTCGGCTCCGGTGAGCTGGGCAAGGAATTCGTCATCGCCGCGAAGCGGCTGGGCTGCGAGGTCATCGCCTGCGACAGCTACGCCAACGCGCCTGCGATGCAGGTCGCCGACCGGGCGGAGGTGTTCTCCATGCTGGACGCCGACGCCCTGCGCGCCGCCATCGCCAAGCACCGCCCCGACTTCATCGTGCCGGAGGTGGAGGCGATCCGCACCGAGGTGCTGCACGAGTTCGAGGATGCCGGCACCATTGTCGTGCCGTCGGCCCGCGCCGCCACCATGACGATGAACCGCGACCGCATCCGCGAGGTCGCCGCGACGGAGCTCGGTCTGCGCACCTCGCGCTATCGCTATGCCGAAAGCCTGGACGAGGTCCGCGCCGGGGCGGAGCACACCGGCTTCCCCTGCGTCATCAAGCCGGTGATGTCGTCGTCGGGCAAGGGGCAGAGCACGGTGCAGGACGCCGCCGGGCTGGAAGCCGCCTGGGACTATGCGGTGGCGAACATGCGCGGCGACCGCCGCAAGGTGATCGTCGAGGAATTCGTCGCCTTCGAATACGAGATCACGCTGCTGACCGTCCGCACCCGCGACGGCATCCTCTATTGCGAGCCGATCGGCCACCGGCAGGAGCGCGGCGACTACCAGGAATCCTGGCAGCCGGTCGCCATGCCGCAGGCGATGCTGGACGACGCCAAGGCGATGGCGGCCCGCGTCGTCGACAATCTCGGCGGCTACGGCATCTTCGGCGTCGAGTTCTTCGTGACGGCCGACGAGGTCGTCTTCTCCGAGCTGTCGCCGCGCCCGCACGACACCGGCATGGTCACCCTGCTGTCGCAGAACCTGTCGGAATTCGAACTGCACGCCCGCGCCATCCTGGGCCTGCCGATCCACAACATCGTCTGCCGCAGCCCGTCGGCCTCCGCCGTCATCCTGGCCGACCGCGAGGCGGAGAGCTTCCGCATCGAGGGGCTGGCCGATGCGCTGAGCCTGGGCAGCGCGGAGCAGGAGGTCGACGTCCGGTTGTTCGGCAAGCCGACCACCCGCAAGAACCGCCGCATGGGCGTGGCGCTCGCCACCGGCACCGACACCGACGACGCGCGTGCGCGGGCCAAGCAGGCGGCGGACAAGGTGACGATCCGGTATTGA
- a CDS encoding type II toxin-antitoxin system Phd/YefM family antitoxin, which yields MGHISYTDLRNNLASVMDEVCDSRAPLTVTRQKGRSVVMISEEEFEGLMETLHLLKSPKNAERLLKGIAQLDAGKGIERDILNEEGLD from the coding sequence ATGGGTCACATCAGCTACACCGATCTTAGAAACAACCTTGCCAGCGTGATGGACGAGGTCTGTGACAGCCGCGCGCCGCTGACCGTCACCCGTCAGAAGGGACGGTCGGTGGTGATGATTTCCGAGGAAGAATTCGAAGGGCTGATGGAGACGCTTCATCTCCTGAAAAGCCCCAAAAACGCGGAACGGCTGCTCAAGGGCATCGCCCAACTTGATGCGGGCAAAGGCATCGAGCGGGACATTCTGAATGAAGAAGGTTTGGACTGA